One window of the Penaeus vannamei isolate JL-2024 chromosome 31, ASM4276789v1, whole genome shotgun sequence genome contains the following:
- the LOC113810915 gene encoding ionotropic receptor 21a isoform X2 — protein MAGKSFFRVACVVALLGPLMGARLYYDSTGDRDLLEDASGVVSAVLAEVVQPTTSVILLTDVTSSASAIAKVLRRVAAPYGVGVFQAVPENGIGNSTRDRFSEVIRQARKERLMSWNVCVVLVSEDPAFLTTFADVALRGRLLVWATKLLLVTSVALQELRAFLGSRWVFSMMNAVVMVLQMEGLLQKWDMYSHLPYSPAGPQLVSVATWTPAEGLRIKSGHGLFPEKFWNFYGATVNVTALPFPPYWSVLEEPSASSPGRYSGTDFLLLEATAEALNFTFRVVPTETWTEVADRVVERVAFLSPIFHNVLPARLERYEFSFVYEFGSLDFSRAKPDLQPQWQSLYYPLSHAVWLGVLATVVVVPLSFYGILRAMRSRDATGHAPPTSPLTLGKALQEVFGLFLGQNLSRVFYSSVRARVLVGAWLVFSLVVGTAYRGNLTASLTLPVYPSRPETLAQLVLVADRITMPSYGAEFKSFFGKSDSPVFKRLSELMHIVSSVEEGQRQAILANQAHLDTRRYQLLHIAQKFSNADGTTKLYIGRDSIIPGQSAWPLPHDAPYRTQVDRCIMAVIEAGLYEQWSHNLLNEARRESSRKQREEQAKKQEEGNGEEEETDSSGSGRAKALTIVHMQGPLMLLLLGLCAAAFVFVVECVVAATSKSVRF, from the exons atggcgggaaaatcgTTCTTTCGCGTGGCGTGCGTTGTTGCTCTTCTTGGACCTCTGATGGGCGCTAGACTCTACTACGATTCTACCg GCGATCGAGATCTCCTGGAGGACGCCAGCGGTGTTGTCAGCGCCGTGTTGGCAGAGGTGGTTCAGCCAACGACCTCGGTCATTCTTCTTACGGATGTCACCAGCTCAGCAAGTGCCATTGCGAAG GTCTTGAGGCGAGTGGCGGCGCCCTATGGAGTGGGCGTCTTCCAAGCAGTGCCGGAAAATGGGATTGGGAACAGCACTCGGGATCGGTTTTCAGAGGTGATCAGGCAAGCTCGAAAG GAACGCCTAATGTCCTGGAacgtgtgtgtggtgttggtgAGCGAAGACCCTGCTTTCCTCACGACCTTCGCCGACGTGGCACTTCGAGGGCGCCTGTTGGTGTGGGCCACGAAGCTGCTGCTGGTGACGAGCGTGGCACTGCAGGAACTCCGTGCTTTCCTTGGCAGCCGTTGGGTCTTCTCCATGATGAACGCCGTGGTGATGGTTCTTCAAATGGAGGGGCTGCTCCAAAA ATGGGACATGTACAGCCATCTTCCCTATTCTCCCGCTGGGCCGCAGCTGGTGAGTGTGGCCACCTGGACACCAGCTGAGGGTCTGAGGATTAAAAGCGGCCATGGACTCTTTCCTGAGAAGTTTTGGAA CTTCTACGGGGCCACCGTCAACGTCacggccctccccttccccccctactggTCCGTCCTCGAGGAGCCGTCAGCCTCGTCGCCGGGAAGGTACTCGGGCACGGACTTCCTGCTCCTCGAGGCCACGGCGGAGGCTCTCAACTTCACCTTCAGGGTTGTGCCGACGGAGACGTGGACTGAG GTCGCCGACCGTGTGGTGGAGCGCGTGGCCTTCCTGTCCCCGATCTTCCACAACGTCCTCCCGGCCCGCCTCGAGCGCTACGAGTTCTCCTTCGTGTACGAGTTCGGTTCCCTCGACTTCTCCCGGGCCAAGCCGGACCTCCAGCCTCAGTGGCAGAGTCTCTACTACCCTCTGTCGCACGCCGTGTGGTTGGGCGTGCTggcgacggtggtggtggtgccgCTCTCCTTCTATGGG ATCCTGCGAGCGATGAGGAGCCGGGACGCGACGGGCCACGCTCCGCCGACAAGCCCCCTCACCCTGGGCAAGGCGCTGCAGGAGGTCTTCGGTCTGTTCCTGGGACAAAACCTCTCGAGGGTCTTCTACAGCAGCGTCAGGGCGCGTGTGCTGGTAGGGGCGTGGCTGGTGTTCTCCCTCGTGGTTGGCACAGCTTACAGGGGCAATCTCACGGCGTCTCTCACCCTGCCTGTGTACCCTTCCAGGCCGGAGACGCTCGCCCAGCTGGTCCTCGTGGCCGACAG GATCACGATGCCCTCCTACGGCGCCGAATTCAAGTCATTTTTCGGGAAATCGGACTCGCCCGTTTTCAAGAGACTTTCGGAACTCATGCATATCGTGTCGTCTGTGGAGGAGGGACAAAGACAGGCTATTTTGGCGAA TCAGGCCCACCTGGACACGAGGCGCTACCAGCTACTCCACATCGCTCAGAAGTTCTCCAACGCCGACGGAACCACCAAACTGTACATAGGAAGGGACAGTATCATTCCCGGACAGTCTGCTTGGCCTCTCCCGCACGACGCCCCCTATCGGACGCAGGTGGACCGGTGCATCATGGCTGTTATAGAG GCCGGACTTTACGAGCAATGGAGCCACAACCTCCTCAACGAAGCCAGGCGAGAGAGCAGCAGGAAGCAAAGAGAGGAACAAgccaagaaacaggaagaagggaatggagaagaggaagaaacagatagCAGTGGCAGTGGACGAGCGAAGGCCCTCACCATCGTGCACATGCAAGGGCCGCTCATGCTGTTGCTCCTGGGGCTGTGTGCGGCCGCGTTCGTATTCGTTGTCGAGTGTGTGGTGGCAGCGACTTCGAAGTCTGTTCGATTCTAA
- the LOC113810915 gene encoding uncharacterized protein isoform X3, with protein sequence MAGKSFFRVACVVALLGPLMGARLYYDSTVGDRDLLEDASGVVSAVLAEVVQPTTSVILLTDVTSSASAIAKVLRRVAAPYGVGVFQAVPENGIGNSTRDRFSEVIRQARKERLMSWNVCVVLVSEDPAFLTTFADVALRGRLLVWATKLLLVTSVALQELRAFLGSRWVFSMMNAVVMVLQMEGLLQKWDMYSHLPYSPAGPQLVSVATWTPAEGLRIKSGHGLFPEKFWKSPTVWWSAWPSCPRSSTTSSRPASSATSSPSCTSSVPSTSPGPSRTSSLSGRVSTTLCRTPCGWACWRRWWWCRSPSMGKQDKPSRKLQPKDLPQPRLPPPDPASDEEPGRDGPRSADKPPHPGQGAAGGLRSVPGTKPLEGLLQQRQGACAGRGVAGVLPRGWHSLQGQSHGVSHPACVPFQAGDARPAGPRGRQDHDALLRRRIQVIFREIGLARFQETFGTHAYRVVCGGGTKTGYFGESGPPGHEALPATPHRSEVLQRRRNHQTVHRKGQYHSRTVCLASPARRPLSDAGGPVHHGCYRGRTLRAMEPQPPQRSQAREQQEAKRGTSQETGRREWRRGRNR encoded by the exons atggcgggaaaatcgTTCTTTCGCGTGGCGTGCGTTGTTGCTCTTCTTGGACCTCTGATGGGCGCTAGACTCTACTACGATTCTACCg TAGGCGATCGAGATCTCCTGGAGGACGCCAGCGGTGTTGTCAGCGCCGTGTTGGCAGAGGTGGTTCAGCCAACGACCTCGGTCATTCTTCTTACGGATGTCACCAGCTCAGCAAGTGCCATTGCGAAG GTCTTGAGGCGAGTGGCGGCGCCCTATGGAGTGGGCGTCTTCCAAGCAGTGCCGGAAAATGGGATTGGGAACAGCACTCGGGATCGGTTTTCAGAGGTGATCAGGCAAGCTCGAAAG GAACGCCTAATGTCCTGGAacgtgtgtgtggtgttggtgAGCGAAGACCCTGCTTTCCTCACGACCTTCGCCGACGTGGCACTTCGAGGGCGCCTGTTGGTGTGGGCCACGAAGCTGCTGCTGGTGACGAGCGTGGCACTGCAGGAACTCCGTGCTTTCCTTGGCAGCCGTTGGGTCTTCTCCATGATGAACGCCGTGGTGATGGTTCTTCAAATGGAGGGGCTGCTCCAAAA ATGGGACATGTACAGCCATCTTCCCTATTCTCCCGCTGGGCCGCAGCTGGTGAGTGTGGCCACCTGGACACCAGCTGAGGGTCTGAGGATTAAAAGCGGCCATGGACTCTTTCCTGAGAAGTTTTGGAA GTCGCCGACCGTGTGGTGGAGCGCGTGGCCTTCCTGTCCCCGATCTTCCACAACGTCCTCCCGGCCCGCCTCGAGCGCTACGAGTTCTCCTTCGTGTACGAGTTCGGTTCCCTCGACTTCTCCCGGGCCAAGCCGGACCTCCAGCCTCAGTGGCAGAGTCTCTACTACCCTCTGTCGCACGCCGTGTGGTTGGGCGTGCTggcgacggtggtggtggtgccgCTCTCCTTCTATGGG AAAGCAAGACAAACCAAGTAGGAAACTCCAGCCGAAGGACCTCCCTCAGCCCCGCCTCCCCCCACCAGATCCTGCGAGCGATGAGGAGCCGGGACGCGACGGGCCACGCTCCGCCGACAAGCCCCCTCACCCTGGGCAAGGCGCTGCAGGAGGTCTTCGGTCTGTTCCTGGGACAAAACCTCTCGAGGGTCTTCTACAGCAGCGTCAGGGCGCGTGTGCTGGTAGGGGCGTGGCTGGTGTTCTCCCTCGTGGTTGGCACAGCTTACAGGGGCAATCTCACGGCGTCTCTCACCCTGCCTGTGTACCCTTCCAGGCCGGAGACGCTCGCCCAGCTGGTCCTCGTGGCCGACAG GATCACGATGCCCTCCTACGGCGCCGAATTCAAGTCATTTTTCGGGAAATCGGACTCGCCCGTTTTCAAGAGACTTTCGGAACTCATGCATATCGTGTCGTCTGTGGAGGAGGGACAAAGACAGGCTATTTTGGCGAA TCAGGCCCACCTGGACACGAGGCGCTACCAGCTACTCCACATCGCTCAGAAGTTCTCCAACGCCGACGGAACCACCAAACTGTACATAGGAAGGGACAGTATCATTCCCGGACAGTCTGCTTGGCCTCTCCCGCACGACGCCCCCTATCGGACGCAGGTGGACCGGTGCATCATGGCTGTTATAGAG GCCGGACTTTACGAGCAATGGAGCCACAACCTCCTCAACGAAGCCAGGCGAGAGAGCAGCAGGAAGCAAAGAGAGGAACAAgccaagaaacaggaagaagggaatggagaagaggaagaaacagatag
- the LOC113810915 gene encoding ionotropic receptor 21a isoform X1, which produces MAGKSFFRVACVVALLGPLMGARLYYDSTVGDRDLLEDASGVVSAVLAEVVQPTTSVILLTDVTSSASAIAKVLRRVAAPYGVGVFQAVPENGIGNSTRDRFSEVIRQARKERLMSWNVCVVLVSEDPAFLTTFADVALRGRLLVWATKLLLVTSVALQELRAFLGSRWVFSMMNAVVMVLQMEGLLQKWDMYSHLPYSPAGPQLVSVATWTPAEGLRIKSGHGLFPEKFWNFYGATVNVTALPFPPYWSVLEEPSASSPGRYSGTDFLLLEATAEALNFTFRVVPTETWTEVADRVVERVAFLSPIFHNVLPARLERYEFSFVYEFGSLDFSRAKPDLQPQWQSLYYPLSHAVWLGVLATVVVVPLSFYGILRAMRSRDATGHAPPTSPLTLGKALQEVFGLFLGQNLSRVFYSSVRARVLVGAWLVFSLVVGTAYRGNLTASLTLPVYPSRPETLAQLVLVADRITMPSYGAEFKSFFGKSDSPVFKRLSELMHIVSSVEEGQRQAILANQAHLDTRRYQLLHIAQKFSNADGTTKLYIGRDSIIPGQSAWPLPHDAPYRTQVDRCIMAVIEAGLYEQWSHNLLNEARRESSRKQREEQAKKQEEGNGEEEETDSSGSGRAKALTIVHMQGPLMLLLLGLCAAAFVFVVECVVAATSKSVRF; this is translated from the exons atggcgggaaaatcgTTCTTTCGCGTGGCGTGCGTTGTTGCTCTTCTTGGACCTCTGATGGGCGCTAGACTCTACTACGATTCTACCg TAGGCGATCGAGATCTCCTGGAGGACGCCAGCGGTGTTGTCAGCGCCGTGTTGGCAGAGGTGGTTCAGCCAACGACCTCGGTCATTCTTCTTACGGATGTCACCAGCTCAGCAAGTGCCATTGCGAAG GTCTTGAGGCGAGTGGCGGCGCCCTATGGAGTGGGCGTCTTCCAAGCAGTGCCGGAAAATGGGATTGGGAACAGCACTCGGGATCGGTTTTCAGAGGTGATCAGGCAAGCTCGAAAG GAACGCCTAATGTCCTGGAacgtgtgtgtggtgttggtgAGCGAAGACCCTGCTTTCCTCACGACCTTCGCCGACGTGGCACTTCGAGGGCGCCTGTTGGTGTGGGCCACGAAGCTGCTGCTGGTGACGAGCGTGGCACTGCAGGAACTCCGTGCTTTCCTTGGCAGCCGTTGGGTCTTCTCCATGATGAACGCCGTGGTGATGGTTCTTCAAATGGAGGGGCTGCTCCAAAA ATGGGACATGTACAGCCATCTTCCCTATTCTCCCGCTGGGCCGCAGCTGGTGAGTGTGGCCACCTGGACACCAGCTGAGGGTCTGAGGATTAAAAGCGGCCATGGACTCTTTCCTGAGAAGTTTTGGAA CTTCTACGGGGCCACCGTCAACGTCacggccctccccttccccccctactggTCCGTCCTCGAGGAGCCGTCAGCCTCGTCGCCGGGAAGGTACTCGGGCACGGACTTCCTGCTCCTCGAGGCCACGGCGGAGGCTCTCAACTTCACCTTCAGGGTTGTGCCGACGGAGACGTGGACTGAG GTCGCCGACCGTGTGGTGGAGCGCGTGGCCTTCCTGTCCCCGATCTTCCACAACGTCCTCCCGGCCCGCCTCGAGCGCTACGAGTTCTCCTTCGTGTACGAGTTCGGTTCCCTCGACTTCTCCCGGGCCAAGCCGGACCTCCAGCCTCAGTGGCAGAGTCTCTACTACCCTCTGTCGCACGCCGTGTGGTTGGGCGTGCTggcgacggtggtggtggtgccgCTCTCCTTCTATGGG ATCCTGCGAGCGATGAGGAGCCGGGACGCGACGGGCCACGCTCCGCCGACAAGCCCCCTCACCCTGGGCAAGGCGCTGCAGGAGGTCTTCGGTCTGTTCCTGGGACAAAACCTCTCGAGGGTCTTCTACAGCAGCGTCAGGGCGCGTGTGCTGGTAGGGGCGTGGCTGGTGTTCTCCCTCGTGGTTGGCACAGCTTACAGGGGCAATCTCACGGCGTCTCTCACCCTGCCTGTGTACCCTTCCAGGCCGGAGACGCTCGCCCAGCTGGTCCTCGTGGCCGACAG GATCACGATGCCCTCCTACGGCGCCGAATTCAAGTCATTTTTCGGGAAATCGGACTCGCCCGTTTTCAAGAGACTTTCGGAACTCATGCATATCGTGTCGTCTGTGGAGGAGGGACAAAGACAGGCTATTTTGGCGAA TCAGGCCCACCTGGACACGAGGCGCTACCAGCTACTCCACATCGCTCAGAAGTTCTCCAACGCCGACGGAACCACCAAACTGTACATAGGAAGGGACAGTATCATTCCCGGACAGTCTGCTTGGCCTCTCCCGCACGACGCCCCCTATCGGACGCAGGTGGACCGGTGCATCATGGCTGTTATAGAG GCCGGACTTTACGAGCAATGGAGCCACAACCTCCTCAACGAAGCCAGGCGAGAGAGCAGCAGGAAGCAAAGAGAGGAACAAgccaagaaacaggaagaagggaatggagaagaggaagaaacagatagCAGTGGCAGTGGACGAGCGAAGGCCCTCACCATCGTGCACATGCAAGGGCCGCTCATGCTGTTGCTCCTGGGGCTGTGTGCGGCCGCGTTCGTATTCGTTGTCGAGTGTGTGGTGGCAGCGACTTCGAAGTCTGTTCGATTCTAA